Sequence from the Thermomicrobiales bacterium genome:
CCCCTCCCCCATCGTCCCACCCATCTGCGAATCCCGGAGCCGATCCGGGGGGCTCGTGGCCCAGAGCGCGGTGGCCCCACCCGGTCCCATCCCGAACCCGGTCGTGACCCACCGCAGCGCCGGAGAGTACTGTGGGGTTGCCCCACGGGAGGCGAGGCCGCTGCGAGCCCCCCAGATCGGCTCCCACTTCGGGAATTGCAGGAATCCGAAGCAAATAAAGAGGACGGCGCCAATGGCGCCGTCCTCTTTGCGTTCATCCGGACAGACCTGACAGCGCTCTTGTTCGGATTCCGAACCATCTGAGATCGGCACTCGCTTTGACGTCAACTCCCGCTCCATCGTAGGCTCTTCAGGTTGCGCCCGGATATTCGTTGGCGCAACTATGAAGGAACCTGAGTGACAAACACCGATACCAATCGAACCGTCTATCGCCCCAGCAAGCGGGTACTGGCGTCCGGCGTCGTTGCCGGAACGGCCGCCGGCGCCTGGGCCGCCAATCGCATCCGCGCGGGGCGAACGGCATCTGACCACCCAACATCGATCGATCTCCCAGGCGATCACTCATCCCTGATCGACTGGGAGCAAGCCCGCTCGATTGCGGTCAACATGAACCGAGCTGCCAGCTTGACAGCCGTCGAACGACAGCGGCTGGATGCCGAATACACCGCCCTGGTACAGCGGGCTATGCCCATCGTCCAGGCATATGTTGGCGTGTCCCTCCCCACCGAGACCGTTCCCACGCTTGCATTCGATCGTGTCGACTGGATCAATGCCAATATCGATGCGTTTCGCGACATGCTCGCGCCATTCGAGGCGTTGGCGCACAGCGACAGCAAGAAAAACGCCGGATCTGGGATCATGGCCGGCGTCAATCGCAAGGTGGTCAGTCTCGAAGTTGGCATCCTCCTTGGATATCTCTCTCGCCGGGTTCTCGGGCAATACGACATTGCTCTCCTGGGACGCGAGCAGATCGGCGGCGGCAAACTCTATTATGTCGAACCGAACATCAAGCATATCGAGTCGACGCTCGGTCTTCCCGCTGCTGACTTCCGCATGTGGCTGGCGCTCCACGAGACGACGCATGTCTTCGAGTTCGAGGGTTTCCCCTGGGTACGCCCCTACTTCAACAGCATGCTGGAGGAGTACTTCGGCTACCTGAAGGAAGACGCCGCGCTCCTCGGTCAAGGGTTGAAGAATCTCAAGATCTTCGTCGAGCGGGCGCGTTCGGGAGACGCTGGCTCGAGCTGGATCGAACACCTCATGAATGAGCAACAGCGTGCGCTGTTCAACAAGATGCAGACGATGATGTCCGTAATCGAGGGCTATTCGAATCACGTCATGAACGCCGTTGGCCGCGAACTCCTGGACAGTTACGAGCCAATCAGTCGCAAGTTCGAGTATCGCCAATCGCATCGGAGCCAGGCCGAGATCTTTTTCGCCAAGCTCACCGGCCTGGATGTCAAGCTCGAGCAGTACCGTTTGGGCGAGCAATTCATCGATGCCGTCGTAGCCGCACGAGGTCATGATTTCGCGGTGCGTGTTTGGACCGGTCCGGACTACATGCCAACCTCGGAGGAGCTCCGCAATCCGCAGTCCTGGATCGAGCGCATCGACTACATGGACGGGTCCCGACGGGCAGCGTCGTAGCTCCCGCCAGGCGATCGCTCAATGCAGGAAGTGGCGCTTGCCCGTGAAAACCATGGCGACGCTGGCAGCGTTCGCCGCCGCGATCACCGCCTCATCCCGCATCGAGCCGCCTGGCTGGACGATAGCTGTGACGCCTGCGGCGATGGCCGCTTCCACACCGTCCGGGAATGGGAAGAAGGCGTCGCTGCCAAGAACTGAGCCAGCGGCGCGTTCTCCTGCCTTCCGGGCTGCGATATGCACGCTTTCCACCCGATTGGGCTGTCCGGCGCCAACGCCGACAATCGCCTGATCGGAAGCCAGCACAATTGCGTTCGACTTCACATGACGAACGGCACGCCATGCAAACTCGAGGTCTCGCTGCTCTAATGCAGTGGGTGGGCGATCGCTGACCACCTCCCAGGTCGTCGCATCGTCCGCCAGCACATCCGGCTCCTGAACCAGCAGCGCGCCCTGGATCGAACGCACGGAGAGGGCACGATCAGCCTCCAGATCCGATGGCGACATGCGAAGCAGGCGGAGATTCTTCTTCGCAGCCAGCGTCTGCAACGCGTCCTCTTCGAAGTCGGTTGCGAGAATGACCTCATAGAAGGTTTCCCTCAGCCTCTCGGCCAGGACGCCATCCACGCTGCGATTGATCGCCACGATGCCGCCAAAGGCGGAAACGGGGTCGCCGGCGAGTGCGAGGTCGTACGCCGCGCCCGCATCGTCCCGCACCGCGAGTCCGCAGGGAATCATGTGCTTGACGATCGAGACCGCTGGCCGGTCCCAGCCCTGCACGGCGCTCCAGGCAGCATCGGCGTCCAGCAAGTTGTTGTAGGAGAGTTCCTTGCCGTGCAGCTTCTCGGCAGCGAGCACTCCGTGCGGGGAGACTCCAGGAGCAAGGCGGAGATACGCGGCCGCGGTTTGGTGTGGGTTTTCGCCGTAGCGCAGATCCAACGACTTCCGGCCAGCAATGGTGAGTTCATCGGGAAAGACGTTGTCTTCGCTTCGCAGGTATGCGCTGACAAGCGTGTCGTACTCTGCCGTGTGCTGAAACGCCTTGGCTGCGAGTGATCTCCGCAGTCGATCATCCACGCTTCCCGCTCGAAGTGCGTCCAGAACCGCGCCCTGATCGGCCGGATCCACCACGACGATGACATGAGCATGGTTCTTCGACGCCGCCCGCAACATTGCCGGACCACCGATGTCGATTTGCTCGATTGCCTCGTCGTCGGTGATTGCTGGCTGAAGAACCGTTTGCTCGAAGGGATAGAGATTCGACACGAGCATGCCGATCGGGTCGATCCCATGTTGAGCGAGCTGTGCTCGATGCGAAGGGTCCTCGAGACGAGCAAGAAGGCCGCCGTGGATCATCGGATGCAGGGTTTTGACACGTCCATCGAGGATCTCTGGGAAACCCGTCATGTCCGCCACCGGGACTACCGGGATTCCGGCTTCGCGCAATGCGTTCAGGGTGCCCCCGGTCGAGAGCAACTCCCACCCAAGGCCGTTCAGCTCGCGCGCAAAATCCACAATCCCC
This genomic interval carries:
- a CDS encoding zinc-dependent metalloprotease, giving the protein MTNTDTNRTVYRPSKRVLASGVVAGTAAGAWAANRIRAGRTASDHPTSIDLPGDHSSLIDWEQARSIAVNMNRAASLTAVERQRLDAEYTALVQRAMPIVQAYVGVSLPTETVPTLAFDRVDWINANIDAFRDMLAPFEALAHSDSKKNAGSGIMAGVNRKVVSLEVGILLGYLSRRVLGQYDIALLGREQIGGGKLYYVEPNIKHIESTLGLPAADFRMWLALHETTHVFEFEGFPWVRPYFNSMLEEYFGYLKEDAALLGQGLKNLKIFVERARSGDAGSSWIEHLMNEQQRALFNKMQTMMSVIEGYSNHVMNAVGRELLDSYEPISRKFEYRQSHRSQAEIFFAKLTGLDVKLEQYRLGEQFIDAVVAARGHDFAVRVWTGPDYMPTSEELRNPQSWIERIDYMDGSRRAAS
- the purH gene encoding bifunctional phosphoribosylaminoimidazolecarboxamide formyltransferase/IMP cyclohydrolase, with amino-acid sequence MRALISVYDKTGIVDFARELNGLGWELLSTGGTLNALREAGIPVVPVADMTGFPEILDGRVKTLHPMIHGGLLARLEDPSHRAQLAQHGIDPIGMLVSNLYPFEQTVLQPAITDDEAIEQIDIGGPAMLRAASKNHAHVIVVVDPADQGAVLDALRAGSVDDRLRRSLAAKAFQHTAEYDTLVSAYLRSEDNVFPDELTIAGRKSLDLRYGENPHQTAAAYLRLAPGVSPHGVLAAEKLHGKELSYNNLLDADAAWSAVQGWDRPAVSIVKHMIPCGLAVRDDAGAAYDLALAGDPVSAFGGIVAINRSVDGVLAERLRETFYEVILATDFEEDALQTLAAKKNLRLLRMSPSDLEADRALSVRSIQGALLVQEPDVLADDATTWEVVSDRPPTALEQRDLEFAWRAVRHVKSNAIVLASDQAIVGVGAGQPNRVESVHIAARKAGERAAGSVLGSDAFFPFPDGVEAAIAAGVTAIVQPGGSMRDEAVIAAANAASVAMVFTGKRHFLH